From the Anaeromyxobacter dehalogenans 2CP-1 genome, the window TCGGGCTCGGCACCTGCCTCCTCATCGACAAGGTCGGCATCCCGCTCGACCCGGGCGTCTACTACATCTCCAACCTTCCGGTGCTGCTCGACGGCGCGCAGTTCACGCTGGTCGGCCTGGCCGCGCTCGCGCTCTCGTACCTCGCCACCATCTACCCCGCCACCAAGGCGGCCCGCCTCCACCCCGTGGACGGGCTGCGGGACGAGTGATGCAGCCCGCGCCGCTCATCCGCATCGAGGGTCTGGGGAAGACCTACCTCATGGGCGAGAAGCGCCTGGAGGTGCTCCGCGGGATCGACCTGGAGATCGCCGCCGGCGAGCTGGTGGCGCTCACCGGCCCGTCCGGCGCCGGCAAGAGCACCTTCCTGCACCTGCTGGGCGCGCTCGACGTGCCCACCCGCGGGCGGGTCCTGTTCGAGGGGGAGGACGTGTTCGGGCGCGGCGAGGACGGCCTGGCCGCGTTCCGGAACCAGACCATCGGGTTCGTGTTCCAGAGCCACCACCTGCTGCCCGAGTTCACCGCGCTGGAGAACGCCATGATGCCGGCGCTCATCCGCCGCGTGGCCCGCGGCGACGCCCGCCGCCGCGCCGCCGAGATGCTGGAGACGGTCGGCCTGGGCGAGCGGATGGAGCACCGGCCCGGCGAGCTGTCCGGCGGGGAGCAGCAGCGCGTCGCGCTGGCCCGCGCGCTGTGCCTCCAGCCGAAGCTGCTGCTCGCGGACGAGCCGACCGGCAACCTCGACCCCCAGACCGCCGAGGGAATCCACGCCTTGCTCGCAGACCTGAACGTCCGGATGGGAATCACCGCGGTGGTGGTGACGCACAACGAGCGGCTCGCCGCGGCGCTGCCGCGCCGGCTCCGCCTGGTCCAGGGACGGCTCGCTTGACGCGCCCCGCGACCCCCGCCCCGCGTCGCGCGGCGACGGGGCAGGCCACGGCGCAAGAGTGTTTGAGGTTTTCCAGGGGCCGGTTTAGA encodes:
- a CDS encoding ABC transporter ATP-binding protein — its product is MQPAPLIRIEGLGKTYLMGEKRLEVLRGIDLEIAAGELVALTGPSGAGKSTFLHLLGALDVPTRGRVLFEGEDVFGRGEDGLAAFRNQTIGFVFQSHHLLPEFTALENAMMPALIRRVARGDARRRAAEMLETVGLGERMEHRPGELSGGEQQRVALARALCLQPKLLLADEPTGNLDPQTAEGIHALLADLNVRMGITAVVVTHNERLAAALPRRLRLVQGRLA